The following proteins come from a genomic window of Miscanthus floridulus cultivar M001 chromosome 2, ASM1932011v1, whole genome shotgun sequence:
- the LOC136517632 gene encoding COBRA-like protein 3, with protein sequence MAAGGRSVACCAAVLLAAALLLSAPTTSEAYDSLDPTGNITIKWDIMQWTPDGYVAVVTMYNFQQFRHIGAPGWQLGWTWAKKEVIWSMVGAQTTEQGDCSKFKGNTPHCCKKDPTIVDLLPGTPFNMQIANCCKAGVINTFNQDPANAASSFQISVGLAGTTNKTVKVPKNFTLKTPGPGYTCGRAIVGRPTKFWSADGRRATQALMTWNVTCTYSQFLAQKTPSCCVSLSSFYNDTIVNCPTCSCGCQNPSGSNCVNEDSPNLQAAIDGPGKWTGQPLVQCTSHMCPIRIHWHVKLNYKEYWRVKITITNFNFRMNYTQWNLVAQHPNFDNITQLFSFNYKPLTPYGGGINDTAMFWGVKFYNDLLMQAGKLGNVQSELLLRKDSRTFTFEKGWAFPRRVYFNGDNCVMPSPENYPWLPNASPLTKQPLTLPLLVFSVALAALLAYA encoded by the exons ATGGCGGCGGGCGGCAGATCCGTCGCGTGCTGTGCCGCCGTGCTGCTCGCGGCCGCGCTACTCCTCTCCGCACCGACTACCTCAG AGGCTTATGATTCGCTGGATCCAACCGGCAACATCACTATAAAATGGGATATTATGCAGTGGACTCCTGATGGATACGTC GCTGTTGTCACAATGTATAATTTTCAACAATTTCGGCACATCGGCGCACCTGGTTGGCAGCTTGGGTGGACATGGGCAAAGAAGGAGGTTATATGGTCAATGGTTGGGGCTCAGACCACTGAACAGGGTGACTGCTCAAAGTTCAAGGGCAACACCCCCCATTGCTGCAAGAAAGATCCAACAATCGTCGATTTACTTCCAGGCACTCCATTCAACATGCAAATTGCCAATTGCTGCAAGGCAGGAGTTATAAATACCTTCAATCAGGACCCAGCAAATGCTGCTTCCTCCTTCCAGATCAGTGTTGGTCTTGCTGGAACTACCAATAAAACTGTTAAGGTGCCAAAGAACTTCACTCTTAAGACTCCAGGCCCTGGGTACACATGTGGGCGTGCCATTGTTGGCAGGCCGACGAAGTTTTGGAGCGCGGATGGGCGCAGGGCAACCCAAGCTCTAA TGACATGGAATGTGACCTGCACATattcccaatttcttgctcagAAGACTCCATCGTGCTGTGTATCTCTCTCATCGTTTTATAATGACACAATTGTGAACTGCCCAACATGCTCATGTGGCTGCCAGAACCCAAGTGGGTCAAACTGTGTGAA TGAGGATTCACCTAATCTACAAGCTGCAATTGATGGTCCTGGCAAATGGACTGGCCAGCCTCTTGTACAATGTACTTCCCACATGTGCCCGATAAGAATCCACTGGCATGTGAAGCTCAACTACAAGGAATACTGGAGAGTGAAAATCACTATCACAAACTTCAACTTCCGCATGAATTACACGCAGTGGAACTTAGTAGCTCAGCATCCAAACTTTGATAATATCACTCAGTTGTTCAGCTTCAACTACAAACCACTTACTCCATATGGGGGTGGCATAA ATGATACGGCAATGTTCTGGGGTGTAAAATTCTACAATGATTTGCTGATGCAAGCCGGCAAACTTGGAAATGTGCAATCAGAACTGCTTCTCCGCAAGGACTCCCGGACTTTCACCTTCGAAAAGGGATGGGCCTTCCCACGCCGGGTGTACTTCAATGGTGATAATTGTGTCATGCCATCTCCTGAAAATTATCCATGGCTTCCGAATGCAAGCCCTCTAACAAAACAACCATTGACACTCCCACTCTTGGTATTCTCGGTTGCCTTGGCTGCTCTGTTGGCTTATGCATGA
- the LOC136537989 gene encoding cytochrome b5-like: MPTLTKLYSMEEAALHNTPEDCWVVVDGKIYDVTKYLEDHPGGADVLLEATGKDATEEFDDAGHSKSAKELMQDYFIGELDPTPEIPEMEVFRKEQDTGFASKLMDNVVQYWAIPAAVIGISAVVAILYARRK, from the exons ATGCCGACGCTGACGAAGCTGTACAGCATGGAGGAGGCCGCCCTCCACAACACGCCCGAGGACTGCTGGGTCGTCGTCGACGGCAAG ATTTATGACGTGACCAAGTATTTGGAAGACCATCCTGGGGGTGCCGATGTTCTGCTCGAAGCAACCG GTAAGGATGCTACAGAAGAATTTGACGATGCTGGGCACAGCAAGAGTGCCAAGGAGCTAATGCAGGACTACTTCATTGGGGAGTTGGATCCAACTCCTGAGATTCCTGAGATGGAGGTTTTCAGGAAGGAGCAGGACACGGGATTTGCCAGCAAGCTTATGGACAACGTGGTGCAGTACTGGGCAATCCCAGCAGCTGTAATTGGGATATCAGCTGTTGTTGCCATATTGTACGCGCGAAGGAAGTGA
- the LOC136536118 gene encoding COPII coat assembly protein sec16-like encodes MAKIDLPSHVVRQLFFALRHVGGVRRGPIHHHGHHGQRRSVFERLGPRVRRNSAHGHGHGPFGRLFDSAVRGLRSNTVPRRRWIPVRGRHASPPRDLRLQSQPQSPRLGLDGAGPSNDASPVVEAPAPSVDEVVAEPTPVPTYIPMEPMSLAPSPPRFWCDFCKDFTSIPHTLEYSYSLPTPTPASSTPVATGNSVPPLDPWFLNMRAAPALDAAKIEEEDDGMVSAPGVGNLFNTGCIGDIFNSAARSGVSPYFFLERARPSAPPSARAGPSAPPPVASPPTAPPPPATRAEAAARMREQALPAAPPASAEGSATTPHSIRRLLGRRVVAVDKRPGIRRGTWNPAMLGLPSAEVLGSGFYSPDEGESSST; translated from the coding sequence ATGGCGAAGATAGACTTACCGTCTCATGTTGTTCGTCAACTGTTCTTCGCACTTCGCCACGTCGGTGGAGTTCGCCGTGGCCCGATCCACCACCACGGCCACCATGGACAACGTCGCAGCGTCTTCGAGCGCCTTGGGCCTCGTGTTCGCCGCAACAGTGCCCATGGTCATGGCCATGGTCCTTTCGGCCGCCTCTTCGACTCCGCTGTTCGTGGCCTCCGTTCCAATACGGTTCCTCGCCGCCGATGGATTCCTGTTCGTGGCCGCCATGCTTCGCCTCCGCGCGATCTTCGTCTGCAGAGCCAGCCACAATCTCCTCGCCTTGGCTTGGACGGTGCCGGCCCCAGCAACGATGCGTCACCAGTCGTTGAAGCCCCGGCGCCGTCCGTCGATGAAGTGGTTGCCGAGCCCACACCTGTCCCCACGTACATCCCAATGGAGCCAATGTCGCTGGCACCGTCACCGCCTCGCTTCTGGTGCGACTTCTGCAAGGATTTCACGTCGATCCCGCACACGCTCGAGTACTCATACTCGCTGCCGACGCCCACACCAGCCTCTTCGACTCCAGTGGCGACAGGCAACAGCGTCCCCCCGCTTGATCCGTGGTTTCTGAACATGCGGGCTGCTCCCGCGCTTGACGCCGCGAAGATTGAGGAAGAGGACGACGGCATGGTGTCTGCCCCCGGCGTCGGTAATCTCTTCAACACCGGCTGCATCGGTGACATCTTCAACAGCGCGGCGAGATCGGGCGTCTCGCCGTATTTCTTCCTCGAAAGGGCCAGACCCTCGGCTCCACCTTCGGCGCGCGCGGGCCCCTCGGCTCCTCCTCCGGTGGCGTCTCCACCCACAGCTCCTCCTCCGCCCGCGACTCGCGCGGAGGCTGCGGCCCGCATGAGGGAGCAGGCTCTTCCGGCGGCTCCTCCAGCCTCTGCTGAGGGCAGCGCTACCACGCCCCACTCGATTCGCCGCCTCCTTGGTCGCAGGGTGGTCGCCGTGGACAAGCGCCCGGGGATCCGCCGGGGGACATGGAACCCGGCCATGCTCGGCCTCCCGTCGGCGGAGGTGCTCGGCAGCGGCTTCTACTCCCCCGACGAGGGAGAGTCCTCCTCCACCTGA
- the LOC136536119 gene encoding uncharacterized protein, with amino-acid sequence MTVKEFDLLALDGHNYPTWAVDIKVSLASRGLYRAVSSPEEGVAPLDDQHVYTALYLIRSHIHPDLKAEYLLEENPRNLWNSLKQRYEQQKALVLPAANYEWTQLRLQDFKTVSDYNHAVHRICSKLQFCEKEPTDADKIEKTLSTMLPFKRILQQQYRERRFQVYSELIQTLLEAEKHSELMVWNNQQRPVGSAPLPEVHAYTQNKPKFDGGLSKTHHQENSKKGQKYEAHFNIQPDTTRNEACCSQQVPMEPSSNNIRGGEDLADTGNMIVEYVSNDIFGDFE; translated from the exons ATGACCGTCAAAGAGTTTGATTTGCTTGCTCTAGACGGCCACAATTATCCCACATGGGCTGTGGACATAAAGGTTAGTCTTGCGTCCCGTGGACTTTATCGAGCTGTGTCATCACCCGAAGAGGGTGTTGCACCTCTTGATGATCAACATGTATACACGGCCCTATATCTTATTAGGAGCCATATTCATCCTGATCTTAAGGCTGAATACTTGTTGGAAGAGAACCCACGAAATCTATGGAATTCTCTTAAGCAACGCTATGAACAACAAAAGGCACTTGTCCTGCCTGCGGCCAACTATGAGTGGACGCAACTTCGCTTACAGGATTTTAAAACTGTGAGTGATTACAACCATGCTGTTCATAGGATTTGCTCAAAGTTGCAATTCTGCGAGAAAGAACCTACAGATgcggataaaatagaaaagactcTGTCTACTATGCTTCCCTTTAAAAGGATTCTTCAACAACAATACCGTGAAAGGCGTTTCCAGGTTTATTCTGAGCTTATTCAAACTTTACTTGAGGCTGAAAAACATTCTGAACTTATGGTTTGGAATAATCAGCAACGCCCCGTAGGATCTGCTCCATTGCCTGAAGTACATGCTTACACTCAGAATAAACCCAAATTTGATGGTGGACTTTCTAAGACCCATCATCAGGAAAATTCTAAGAAAG GACAGAAGTATGAAGCCCACTTCAACATTCAACCTGACACCACCAGAAATGAGGCTTGTTGTTCGCAACAAGTTCCAATGGAACCAAGCAGCAACAACATACGAGGAGGCGAGGATCTTGCAGATACAGGGAATATGATCGTGGAATATGTATCCAACGACATATTTGGAGACTTTGAATAG